A segment of the Aureliella helgolandensis genome:
TGACCGAAGCTCCCAACGTCGATCCTGAAATGTACGACATGTAAGATGCGGTCCGCAGCCCCGCAGTGCTCAAAATCCAATCGAACTCTGGTTCCTCGATGCCCGCAGCGCTCGCACCAGGGCCGCTCAGGCAGTGCACCAGACAGAATTCCAATCGTTTAATCGTTGCTGAGATCACACAGGCTACCCGTGAAAAACGCCCCTAACACACAACGGAAAGCACCGCGATTCTCTAGGCGAACTTGGGGCCTGAGCGCCATCCTACTGGCCATCGCTTGCAGTCCATTGAGTGGCTGTGGGTCGACCGATGCAAACCAGCGCGAAGCACTTAAGTTTTTTGGCATTACCTATTTCAATTATCAACAGATCTGGAAAAAGCCACCCGCCAATTGGGACGAACTGCTAAAGTTGGCCCCTACCACCGAACTTCCAGACGATCGGAAACTCTTAGAACAAGTGCGGCAAAGCGGGTACACCATTCTCTGGGAAATCGACTGCATGACCTCCGATGCCGCCGAGGTCGTACTGGCTTATCCACCTGACGCCTTGGATCGCGGCGGGGACGTCCTCTTTGCCGAAGGCTCTGTTCGGAAAATGTCTGCCGACGAACTCAAGCAGCGATTGTAAATCAGCCAGTCAGGTCTTCTCACGAAACGACCCTCTGCCAGTCGTAGCCCCTGCGCTCTCTCGCCTCTTCGTTCGCTGCCTTGTGCTTCTCAATTTCGCACCAACCTTAGCATCCACTAGTATCCCCGCTTGATGCAGCAGAACCCCATGACGTGAACATTTCCGGAAAAGCATGCCGGGGACAACATGCCGGGGACGGTGCGTGGCTGCGTGACTTGAGGCTCCTGCGCGGCGAGCCTGAACGGAACACCTGCGGCTCCCGATATCTACCTACTTCATGACGATCAGGCTGTCCGAGCAATCTGCGCGCACTACGCATCGCTCCGTTCAACATCTGAACTGCCGTTCAACTCTTCAGTGACCGCCCATCAACCGCTCAGTAACCGTCTGCGAACCTTCTATTGACTGCCTACTGACAAATGGCTGACATCTTTTCCACTGCAAATCTTCCGCGGCTGGACGCCCGCTGAACCTTGAACTGACTATGAAGCTTCCTTCAGCTGACTGTGAACCAACCGTCTACCGACCTGAAAACAACCGCAAACTAACCGTGAACTGACCGCATTCCGACATCTTTTCCACAAAGATTCCTCGTGATTTGCGTTGCACGACTCCGACTTGTGGAGGAACGCGAGAGCTCCGCAATTGCTCGTGTGTAGCGCCTGCAACCTGACAGGCAACCAACGGGCAACTGACGCGCAATGAACCAATCATTAACTTGGTTTCTACACGAATGTGACACGGTCTGAACCGGCAGCGAACCGTGAACTAACAAGTTTTCCAACATGCTGCTGGGAGAGAAATTTCCCGGAGGAACTATTCAACAACGGCGCTGCCGGAAGCATCTTTCGGCGGCAGTTCACTTTTTAGGCGGAAGACGTTACACAACCGGGCGACTTCGTTCACACGTGCCAGGATAATGAGGCAGTCTCCGGCCGCCAGCAAGAAGGTCGCCGGAGGGTGCAATTTGACTTCACCATCTGCATGTCGCACCGCCAGAACGATGAGTGGTGCATCGCCTGTCAACGCACAACTTGCCACTGGAGCGTTTACCAGTGAGGAGCCAGGCAGCACTTCGAGCTCGTCGAGCTGCAATCCAAGCAGCTCCAATTCCGTGTTCATCGCGATTGGAAAATGGGCTCTCTCCATAAGGGATTCTGCGGAGGGACGGAGAATCATCTGTGCCAAGCGATCGGCGCCGATGGCAGCAGGCAATACGACTTGAGTGGCGCCCACTTGCCGAAGCTTTTTGATGGAACTGCTATGCTCCGCCCTGGCTAAGATTTCGAGCTCCGGATTCAACTCATGCGCTGTGATAGTAATAAATAAATTGGCGACATCATCGCTCAAAACAGTCGCCAACGTGGCGGCCCGCTCAACACCGGCCCGCTTCAAGACCTCCTCTTCGGTCGCATTGCCTTGAATTCCCAGGCAACCTTGCCGACGCGCCGCTTCGATACTGGTGCTATCCTCGTCGATGACGATCAGCGAACGGCCACGTGCGGCCAGCGTGGCGGCCAACTTAGTCCCCATCCGCCCGAAACCGCAAATGACCACGTGTCCCGTCAGCTCTTCAATTTGCCGCTGCATCCTCCGCTCTCCCAATTCTCGTCGCAATTCGCCATCCAAAACCAGCTGAGCCAAGCCTCCCACGGTATAGACCGCTGCAGCGTAACCAAGCACGATCAAGCCAATCGTAACCCAACGCAAAGAAACACTATCCAGCGGATGGACCTCACCATACCCCACGCCGAAAATAGTGATGATGACCATGTAGAAACTATCGAGCCAATCCCATCCATGGAGCACATAGCCCAAGCAGGCGGTAAACATGATCGTAACGGTGACACAAATTCCGAACAGAATTCGTCGTGTGGGTGCCATCGATTGCAGCGTGGCGGTGCGCATATTCCACCGCATTCGCTGGATACGCCGCTCCTCCTCCGTCATGACGTGTCGTGGTGACTTCACCTGAAGTCCTCAAGTTCTCGCAGCCAAGCGGCTGCTTCCCCGTCGCTGGGCATTCGCCAATCTCCTCGCGGCGAAAGGCTCACGCTTCCAACCTTCGGACCATCTGGAACGCAGGATCGCTTGAACTGATTGCTGAAAAAGCGTGTTAGAAACAGCTTGAGTGTTTGAACAATCTCTTCGAGCGGGTATTCGCGTGAAAAATCCGCCAACTTGGCTAACTGCACAATGCGTCTGGGCCGCGCTCCGTAGCGCACCATGTGATACAAGAAAAAGTCATGCAACTCGTAGGCTCCAATCGTTCCTTCGGTCAGCTGCGTTATCGCACCATCTTGATCGGCAGGCAGCAACTCGGGTGAAATCGGAGTATCGACGACCCCCAGCAAACAATCGCGCACCTTACCATCAAACTCATGCTCAGCGATGTACTTGACCAAGAATTTCACCAGCGTTTTGGGGATGGAGGTGTTGACGTTGTACATCGACATATGGTCGCCGTTATAGGTACTCCAGCCCAATGCCTGTTCGGACAGATCTCCCGTCCCTAGCACAAAACCGCGATTCATCAACAGCATCGTTCGAATTCGAGCTTGCACATTCTCAAACGTAAGGTCATGCAAATCCTCAGCGGGCACTTGCTGGAGGCGCTCTGCAAACTTCTCCAAAGTTGCCCCCGCCAGATCGATGCCGAACGGCGAGTGCCCGAGTCCGATAAACGTGTCGAGGCAGAGCTGGCGAATATCGATTTCATCGGAGGTTATCTCCAGATACTGCATCAAGTCCCGAGCCGCTGTCAGCGTGCGATTCGTGGTTCCAAACCCAGGCATGGTAATGCCCGCGATCCGCGAGCTCGGCCACTCCTGCTCACGACATGTCTTTGCCGCCACCAGTAGCGCCAGGGTACTATCAAGCCCGCCCGACACACCGATGTTAAGCGGCAGTGACGCGGGTAACCTACTCACGCGTTTCGCAAGCGCTGCGCACTGAATACCAAATACCTCTGCACAGCGTCGATGCAATTCCGCATCGACTCGCGGTACAAACGGATGGCCACTGACCGATCGGCATGCTCCGTCACCGCGAAGTGGCGGGACGGGCAGATTGGAACCAGCTGGCTGGGCATCGACGTCTAAGGTTCTCAAGGACAGAACTATTCGCTGAGCGCACTGTTGCCAGCTGCCAGTGATCTGTCGATCGTGTCGCAATTTCTGCAGATCAATATCGGCGGTCGCCATGGACGAGGTGAACCAACTGCATCCGTGATCACCCACACGCTGCGATTGCGCCAGGAGTTGCCCATTCTCCGCAACTAAACACTGACCGCCAAAAACAACATCGGTCGTCGACTCAGTCGGACCAGCACTGGCGTAGGCATAGGCCGCCAAACATCGTCCTGATTGGCTGCGCACCAAGACCTCGCGCCACGCCGCCTTGCCAATCAACTCGTTGCTAGCTGACAAATTGAGCAATAGATTAGCTCCTCCGGCCGCCAATAAACTACTCGGAGGGAC
Coding sequences within it:
- a CDS encoding potassium channel family protein, giving the protein MKSPRHVMTEEERRIQRMRWNMRTATLQSMAPTRRILFGICVTVTIMFTACLGYVLHGWDWLDSFYMVIITIFGVGYGEVHPLDSVSLRWVTIGLIVLGYAAAVYTVGGLAQLVLDGELRRELGERRMQRQIEELTGHVVICGFGRMGTKLAATLAARGRSLIVIDEDSTSIEAARRQGCLGIQGNATEEEVLKRAGVERAATLATVLSDDVANLFITITAHELNPELEILARAEHSSSIKKLRQVGATQVVLPAAIGADRLAQMILRPSAESLMERAHFPIAMNTELELLGLQLDELEVLPGSSLVNAPVASCALTGDAPLIVLAVRHADGEVKLHPPATFLLAAGDCLIILARVNEVARLCNVFRLKSELPPKDASGSAVVE
- a CDS encoding NAD(+) synthase, giving the protein MSREYPTKCGAAGLDFARVTAASHQTHIADPFANVGAALEVLRECDTSDVVVFGELSLTGYSCGDLFAQDALLESAADALAHLTLSVNPQQMVVVGLPVRVGGKLYNSAAVVYGRRVVGVVPKQYLPNYQEFYEARWFAAADGNEPEFCDLGTYESLDLSQVPFGIDLLFRRDELVVGIELCEDLWMPVPPSSLLAAGGANLLLNLSASNELIGKAAWREVLVRSQSGRCLAAYAYASAGPTESTTDVVFGGQCLVAENGQLLAQSQRVGDHGCSWFTSSMATADIDLQKLRHDRQITGSWQQCAQRIVLSLRTLDVDAQPAGSNLPVPPLRGDGACRSVSGHPFVPRVDAELHRRCAEVFGIQCAALAKRVSRLPASLPLNIGVSGGLDSTLALLVAAKTCREQEWPSSRIAGITMPGFGTTNRTLTAARDLMQYLEITSDEIDIRQLCLDTFIGLGHSPFGIDLAGATLEKFAERLQQVPAEDLHDLTFENVQARIRTMLLMNRGFVLGTGDLSEQALGWSTYNGDHMSMYNVNTSIPKTLVKFLVKYIAEHEFDGKVRDCLLGVVDTPISPELLPADQDGAITQLTEGTIGAYELHDFFLYHMVRYGARPRRIVQLAKLADFSREYPLEEIVQTLKLFLTRFFSNQFKRSCVPDGPKVGSVSLSPRGDWRMPSDGEAAAWLRELEDFR